The sequence tctaaagcccgaaagacgacaactaacgtttgaacatcagacttttgagtatcatctcatctagaccttcaaatacaaaaaataaacttttatgcgtcaattttttttaacatcactctctggagctttaaaaatcaaagttgacttgtgagattgtatgatttggagattctaacatcataactaatttgtaaacatcattttgtatataacttgaaaaaatcttgacaaacttttatgcattattagttctaaatattataattgggttccaagaatcatctcgtattgagtttaaaaaaacaaatttaacttgtaagtatcatctcatttgaactttgaatgactacaattaagttacaagaattatTTCGCGtgtagctttaaagatcattatcatctttagcttataagatcataactaacttctaaacatcatcttgtatgcagcttgaaaaatcttgacaattttttgtgcattattttatgtggagcttgaaatatcataattgagtttcgagcatcatttcgtttaAAATTTGAAGAATAAAATGAactcgtgaacattaattatcttcaaatattgagtttcaagcatcattccgtttgaaaattgaaagaataaaattgactcgtgaacattatctcgtttgaagtttgaaagaccataactaagttctgaaaatcatctcgtgtgtagcttaagaaagttgacacgagattcaaattgtattaatttatttagtaatttaattgataaattttcataaaaaatctatgttgaatccaaattttatttttaaaattttatacaaaatatattattttataatcaaattaaattgaagaaataatttacttaatcaaaccaatttattttttcaatttaaattaattagaccatgtatttaattaaataaatttggtcaaattaaattgactaaacaattcaaattgtattagtctcaatcattccgccaattaaatgtagatttttaatttggagagcaagagcttcttcttgtataagttttattttggtgaaatctaaattcttcatttatgcattactaatttcataaattattattattattattattattattattattattattattattattattattattattattattattattattattattattattattattattattaatggatgtagaaacaaataaagcagaaacaaataaagcttgtagaaatgaaaaatatatttttcttccatatataaataaaatgtacggatttattttataaaaaataaaaataaaattttaattatttgatagacgtaaaataagattttgttttaaagtaatcagtttatagaatttgtgccttattatgcaaacatgtaaatcaatgaccggacccgttttaTAACGTGCATGTcccaattcaaacttaatttaaaattaattttattaaaaattcaatattatatatatatatgtatatatattcatataatatatgaatatattgcaacatatacatgaatatattgcaacatatgcATCGTtgacattcaattaaaatcatttatcgtatatagattataattttttttcttatcagacatgtaaatctaatttttatctaaaaaaaataaataataaagtttattaatttagattatatgtaaatctaatttagattattatatatatacatttattattaattatatttattatgattaaagAATCATATAGaatgtaaatagttaattaattaataaatgatgaagattatatatggtaaattttgaaatggtgagattgctattataaagaagattttCGGACGAATTAACCCTAAGTTGATGTTTTTTTattgcaattaaccctaataaaaGCATCCAAACACAACAATTGATAAGAGAATGCGCGATAACAACATTTGCAATACGAATCATTCCAAAACAAAAATGTCAGAATAGAATTCCTACAAAAATATCAAAGTTGCAAGTTCAACATAATCCAAGTTGAACATCATCCATCCCTAAACATCCACTTTTTTAATCATCCTTGTTTTTGGGCCTCTTCTGCTGCTGCCAAATTCTTGTTGTATGTTTCCAGTTCTTTCTTATACGCCTCCATTGCTTCCGCAGCTTTCTCATTCCAAACCTGCTTCTCTTCCTCACTTATTTCCTGCACAAAACAAGACTCAAAAATGTTATTGCAACCTTATTCAAAAACTCTTCTTCAACTGCAACCAAGAatctataatataattaataccTTCCACTTGAGCGAAATGAGTGCAGTGATCGTAGAGTTGTTGACACCGGGGCGCTCTTCCACCAAACTCTTCCTCGTCTCCTTGCTGAAGAGAAGGAAAGACGAGGCAGGCCGCTTTGGTTTGTTCGGATCAACAATCTTCtcttcattcttcttcttctggcgATTCTCTTTGTTTTTCTGCACCGCGATTGCACGAATCAATGATACTTAATAATCCCAGAATACATTTGAAGTGAATGTGATCAGAGAGGAGCAATGCAATACCTTGATTAGAGTTTcagttttctctttctttttaagCAGTTGCATAGCTTCTTGCTTCTGGAGTTTCATGAACTCTTCCCCATCTTTCTTGAGGTTAgcagcttcttcttccttcctcTGCTTGTACAATTCCATCTCTTGCATATattgttctttgtttttcaaTGCTATCTGGGAAATCATCAAGCAGAAACACAATCAAGAAACCATATTCATCTTACAAATAAACACAAATTTCAGCCACCAAAAACTGACCTCTTCATAGGGGTTTTTTTGTTCATCTGTCATCTTCTTCCACTCCTCACCTGTGATCTTTGCAACCTTCAATTCACAATCGATATTCCAAATCAGCCCCATTCTCAATCAAGAAGACTAAGATTTCAAAATCATTGTTCGTTTTACCTCCAAGACATTCTTGTTTTCTGCAAGCAGAGCAGCTCTGCGCTCATTGGAGAAGATGAAGTAGGCCGACATCGGCTGCTTCGGCTTCAAAGGGTCTTTCTCCTTCCTGTCACAACCAACACAGCGCAATAAAAAACATCAGGAATTGAACCGAGCAAAACCTACTCAACATGGCTGAAAAATTGAGTGGAGTTTTCTTACTTTGTTTTCTTGTTGTTTTCCTTCTCTGCCTCCTGCTTAAACTGAAGGTACTGTTCGAGCAACTCGATTGCAGTCTTCTGCTTCTGCTCGTCTTCAAGAAGCTTCATCGCCTCGAGCTCGCGCTTCTCGTTTCCTGCAATCTTCAAATAGGCTTCCTTCTCTGCTTGGTACCTCTCTTCATAAGGCTTCTTCTCTTCCACGGTGATGGATTTCCATTTTGCCCCCAACAGGTTCGCCATCTCCTTGAAATCGGTATCTGGATTAGATTTCTTCACCTATTAACAACACAAGCAGAGTCTAATCAGTTTCGTTATTCAATCAAGAGATATGAAATGGCGATAATCTAACATAAACCTtcaaccctaaaccctatacaCTATATGTACCTCATTCCACTGGTCTTTGCACCACAGCACGTAAGGAGGAGATGGCTTCTTCGTCCctcccttcttcttctcc comes from Salvia miltiorrhiza cultivar Shanhuang (shh) chromosome 3, IMPLAD_Smil_shh, whole genome shotgun sequence and encodes:
- the LOC131017828 gene encoding high mobility group B protein 13-like produces the protein MAAVAENPTIADPAPAKRGRTKKALKPKTVTSSEVNIAAGEIPEPSPVAAPPPENSAGKENHESLSRKKTKKGAAKGKQPASDASSFEKQLQEMQEQLEKLKIEKEQTEEMLKAKEEQLETRDREQEKLKIELKKLQKIKEFKPTVTFPLGLGIKDLEQEKKEKKKGGTKKPSPPYVLWCKDQWNEVKKSNPDTDFKEMANLLGAKWKSITVEEKKPYEERYQAEKEAYLKIAGNEKRELEAMKLLEDEQKQKTAIELLEQYLQFKQEAEKENNKKTKKEKDPLKPKQPMSAYFIFSNERRAALLAENKNVLEVAKITGEEWKKMTDEQKNPYEEIALKNKEQYMQEMELYKQRKEEEAANLKKDGEEFMKLQKQEAMQLLKKKEKTETLIKKNKENRQKKKNEEKIVDPNKPKRPASSFLLFSKETRKSLVEERPGVNNSTITALISLKWKEISEEEKQVWNEKAAEAMEAYKKELETYNKNLAAAEEAQKQG